The proteins below come from a single Corynebacterium glyciniphilum AJ 3170 genomic window:
- the rpsR gene encoding 30S ribosomal protein S18 produces MKRTNHKKARLEQSRRPKKNPLKAEGIETVDYKDYALLRKFISDRGKIRGRRVTGLTPRQQREVATAIKNAREMALLPFHSR; encoded by the coding sequence ATGAAGCGCACCAACCACAAGAAGGCGCGGCTCGAGCAGTCCCGCCGCCCGAAGAAGAACCCGCTCAAGGCCGAGGGCATCGAGACCGTCGACTACAAGGACTACGCCCTGCTGCGTAAGTTCATCTCCGACCGTGGCAAGATCCGCGGCCGTCGCGTCACCGGTCTGACCCCGCGTCAGCAGCGTGAGGTCGCTACCGCGATCAAGAACGCACGTGAAATGGCTCTCCTGCCGTTCCACAGCCGCTGA
- the rpsN gene encoding 30S ribosomal protein S14 encodes MAKKSKIAKNEQRKEIVARFAERRAELKAIIKNPNSTDDQRAEAQFELNRQPRDAAPVRIRNRDAADGRPRGYLRKFGLSRVRVREMAHRGELPGVRKSSW; translated from the coding sequence ATGGCCAAGAAGTCCAAGATCGCGAAGAACGAGCAGCGCAAGGAAATCGTCGCCCGCTTCGCTGAGCGCCGTGCCGAGCTCAAGGCGATCATCAAGAACCCGAACTCCACCGACGACCAGCGTGCAGAGGCTCAGTTCGAGCTGAACCGCCAGCCGCGCGACGCCGCCCCCGTGCGTATCCGCAACCGCGATGCTGCCGACGGCCGTCCCCGCGGTTACCTCCGCAAGTTCGGTCTGTCCCGTGTCCGCGTCCGCGAGATGGCTCACCGCGGTGAGCTGCCCGGCGTTCGCAAGTCCAGCTGGTAA
- the rpmG gene encoding 50S ribosomal protein L33, whose translation MARNDIRPIIKLKSTAGTGYTYVTRKNKRNNPDRITLKKFDPIVRKHVEFREER comes from the coding sequence GTGGCACGTAACGATATCCGCCCCATCATCAAGCTGAAGTCCACCGCGGGCACCGGTTACACCTACGTGACCCGCAAGAACAAGCGGAACAACCCGGACCGGATCACTCTGAAGAAGTTTGATCCGATCGTCCGGAAGCACGTCGAGTTCCGCGAGGAGCGTTAA
- the rpmB gene encoding 50S ribosomal protein L28, with amino-acid sequence MSAYCQVTGRKPSFGKTVSHSHRRTNRRWNPNIQRRSFYLPSEGRSITLNVSTKGLKTIDRDGIESVVAKIRARGEKI; translated from the coding sequence ATGTCGGCTTATTGCCAGGTCACGGGTCGGAAGCCGAGTTTCGGCAAAACCGTCTCGCACTCGCACCGCCGCACGAACCGTCGCTGGAACCCGAACATCCAGCGTCGTTCGTTCTACCTGCCCTCTGAGGGGCGTTCGATCACCTTGAACGTCTCCACCAAGGGCCTGAAGACCATCGACCGAGACGGCATCGAGTCCGTCGTCGCCAAGATCCGCGCACGTGGGGAGAAGATCTAG
- a CDS encoding type B 50S ribosomal protein L31, with protein MKNDIHPDYHPVVFKDASTGHQFLTRSTATSDRSVEWEDGNEYPLIVVDVTSESHPFWTGAQRVMDTAGRVEKFQRRYGNRVRRTKKNEEG; from the coding sequence ATGAAGAACGATATTCACCCCGACTACCACCCGGTGGTCTTCAAGGACGCCAGCACTGGCCACCAGTTCCTGACGCGTTCCACCGCTACCTCCGACCGCTCCGTGGAGTGGGAGGACGGCAACGAGTACCCGCTGATCGTCGTTGACGTCACCAGCGAGTCACACCCCTTCTGGACGGGTGCACAGCGTGTCATGGACACCGCCGGCCGCGTCGAGAAGTTCCAGCGTCGTTACGGCAACCGTGTTCGCCGTACCAAGAAGAACGAGGAGGGCTAA
- the rpmF gene encoding 50S ribosomal protein L32 — MAVPKRRLSRANTHHRRSNWKSDNVALQNVKVDGREVQMPRRLVKAAKLGLVDLD; from the coding sequence ATGGCAGTTCCGAAGCGCCGACTTTCCCGCGCCAACACCCACCACCGTCGTTCCAACTGGAAGTCCGACAACGTCGCGCTCCAGAACGTCAAGGTTGACGGCCGTGAGGTCCAGATGCCCCGTCGTCTGGTGAAGGCTGCGAAGCTGGGCCTGGTCGATCTCGACTAG
- a CDS encoding response regulator transcription factor translates to MKILVVDDDQTVRDSLRRSLTFNGYDVAASGDGDEALRLIRQESPDLVILDVELPEVDGLTVCRDLRSAGNDVLILMLSDSSDVADRVSGLDAGADDFMSKPYALEEVLARVRALHRRSVRTAVAKSVEAKPLAFEDLSLNPETREVSRGDRKISLTRTEFALLQLLMKNQRKVLSRTKILEEVWGYDFPTSGNALEVYIGYLRRKTEEGGESRVIHTVRGVGYVLRDDAP, encoded by the coding sequence ATGAAGATTCTTGTTGTCGACGACGATCAGACGGTAAGGGACTCTCTCCGGCGCTCTCTCACGTTCAACGGCTACGATGTGGCCGCTTCGGGAGATGGCGATGAAGCCCTCCGCTTGATTCGTCAGGAGTCGCCGGACCTGGTGATCCTTGATGTCGAGCTTCCTGAGGTTGACGGCCTCACAGTGTGCCGTGACCTCCGGAGCGCCGGAAATGATGTCCTTATCCTCATGCTGTCGGACAGTTCCGATGTCGCCGACCGTGTCTCAGGGCTTGACGCGGGTGCGGACGATTTCATGTCGAAGCCCTATGCCCTCGAGGAGGTTCTCGCCCGCGTGCGGGCGCTGCACCGCCGGTCCGTCCGGACGGCAGTGGCGAAGAGTGTGGAGGCCAAGCCTCTCGCTTTCGAAGATCTCTCCCTGAACCCCGAGACCCGTGAGGTCAGCAGGGGAGACCGCAAGATCAGCCTGACCCGCACCGAGTTCGCTCTTCTGCAGCTGCTGATGAAGAACCAGCGCAAGGTGCTCAGCAGGACGAAGATCCTTGAGGAGGTGTGGGGATATGACTTCCCCACATCCGGCAACGCTCTGGAGGTCTACATCGGTTACCTCCGGCGGAAGACGGAAGAGGGGGGCGAGTCCCGGGTGATCCACACGGTTCGCGGGGTGGGCTACGTTCTCCGGGATGACGCGCCCTAG
- a CDS encoding S1C family serine protease: MSGEDRIGNGDDGFSDPRDPRDPRGEQGHQGPGVWGRDGRGSSSPEQPPQQPEQRAQPQSSGFSDPGAQQRHWEALSSQYPSNDGTAPSPVAGPELPPNSAGTTTKVSRRFSTPAVAALVLAVGVAASAVTAVIIQDDDDSPAATTSLNQANTGDRENTSVSQPDPGTVEAVAQNVLPSVVSIQVTTRQGGAEGSGSVISEDGLILTNNHVVAGAEDGGAQLSVTTNDGRQLDADVVATDPQTDLAVVKATGADDLQPITIGDSDGLQVGETVVAVGSPLGLSSTVTTGIVSAMNRPVQAGGEDGGEASLIDAIQTDAAINPGNSGGALVNLEGELVGIPSVIATLGGEMGGESGSIGLGFAIPSNQAENTAQQLIDNGRATHPVIGATVNTGAEATANGAEIVSVAGGGPAADAGLRDGDVVTKVGDRIVDSGVSLIAAIRSHNVGDEVTLTVTDGNGGNEREIGVTLSESDAD; encoded by the coding sequence ATGTCCGGGGAAGATCGGATCGGCAATGGCGACGACGGATTCAGCGACCCTCGGGACCCTCGGGATCCCCGGGGCGAGCAGGGCCACCAGGGGCCCGGCGTATGGGGGCGGGACGGACGGGGTTCCTCGTCTCCCGAACAACCCCCGCAGCAACCCGAGCAGCGGGCGCAACCGCAGTCGTCCGGGTTCTCCGATCCAGGTGCGCAGCAGCGTCACTGGGAGGCGCTGTCCAGCCAGTACCCCAGCAACGACGGGACGGCACCGTCTCCGGTCGCTGGTCCGGAATTGCCACCGAACTCCGCTGGCACCACCACCAAAGTGTCTCGTCGGTTCTCGACCCCGGCGGTCGCCGCGCTCGTCCTCGCTGTCGGTGTCGCCGCCTCGGCGGTGACCGCGGTGATCATCCAGGATGACGATGATTCGCCGGCGGCCACCACATCCTTGAATCAGGCGAACACCGGAGATCGTGAAAACACCTCTGTGTCTCAACCGGACCCGGGGACGGTGGAGGCTGTGGCGCAGAATGTCCTGCCCAGTGTGGTGTCCATCCAGGTCACCACGCGACAAGGTGGAGCAGAGGGGTCTGGCTCGGTGATCAGCGAAGATGGGCTGATCCTGACCAACAACCACGTCGTCGCAGGAGCCGAGGACGGCGGCGCGCAGCTGAGTGTGACGACCAACGACGGACGCCAGCTGGACGCCGATGTCGTGGCGACCGACCCGCAGACCGACCTCGCCGTCGTCAAGGCCACCGGCGCTGATGACCTGCAGCCCATCACCATCGGCGATTCCGACGGGCTTCAGGTCGGAGAAACCGTCGTCGCCGTCGGGTCGCCCCTGGGGCTGTCCTCCACGGTGACGACGGGTATCGTGTCCGCGATGAACCGGCCCGTGCAGGCCGGCGGCGAGGACGGCGGAGAAGCGTCGTTGATCGACGCGATTCAGACCGATGCCGCCATCAATCCGGGTAACTCCGGTGGAGCCCTGGTCAACCTCGAGGGTGAGCTTGTCGGTATCCCGTCGGTGATCGCCACTCTCGGTGGCGAGATGGGCGGTGAGTCGGGTTCCATCGGTCTCGGGTTCGCCATCCCGTCGAATCAGGCGGAGAATACCGCACAGCAGCTCATCGACAATGGCCGGGCAACCCATCCGGTCATCGGCGCGACGGTCAACACCGGTGCCGAGGCGACAGCCAACGGCGCCGAGATCGTCAGCGTCGCCGGTGGTGGGCCGGCGGCGGATGCGGGCCTGCGTGATGGTGACGTCGTGACGAAGGTCGGTGACCGTATCGTCGACAGCGGAGTCAGTCTGATTGCCGCGATCCGGTCCCACAACGTCGGTGACGAGGTCACCTTGACGGTGACTGACGGTAATGGGGGCAATGAACGGGAGATCGGCGTGACGCTGTCCGAGTCCGACGCGGACTGA
- a CDS encoding MogA/MoaB family molybdenum cofactor biosynthesis protein — protein MSQDPYVDTDQTTGDIQDPSGVITVPGIDDFARVEKESIERLDAEITEPGDEVFRSLDIQENEREGGNPRHSLLHALVVIVTDHPDDGDQSGELVAELLAEEDYMVDAVLTVESGKSAIRQALETAVVGGADLVITVGGTGVSPRDKAPEATKAVLDKRIQGLSQALRSSALACNAIDGGLSRGVAGVSGSTVVVNLASSRAAIRDGMATLCPLVRHLITDISRA, from the coding sequence ATGTCCCAAGACCCGTACGTCGACACCGATCAGACCACTGGCGATATCCAGGATCCGTCCGGCGTGATCACCGTGCCGGGCATCGACGATTTCGCCCGCGTGGAGAAGGAGTCCATCGAACGCCTGGATGCTGAGATCACGGAGCCCGGTGACGAGGTGTTCCGGTCGCTGGATATCCAGGAGAATGAGCGTGAGGGCGGCAATCCCCGGCACTCCCTGCTGCATGCCCTGGTCGTGATCGTCACAGATCACCCCGACGACGGGGACCAGTCCGGTGAACTCGTGGCGGAGCTCCTCGCCGAGGAGGACTACATGGTCGACGCGGTGCTGACTGTCGAATCCGGGAAGTCCGCGATCCGTCAGGCGCTCGAGACGGCCGTTGTCGGTGGTGCGGACCTGGTGATCACCGTGGGCGGAACCGGTGTGAGCCCGCGCGACAAAGCACCGGAAGCCACCAAGGCGGTGCTGGACAAGCGCATCCAGGGCCTGTCCCAGGCGCTGCGGTCGTCCGCTCTGGCCTGTAACGCCATCGACGGTGGGCTTTCCCGTGGCGTCGCCGGAGTGTCCGGGTCGACGGTTGTGGTCAACCTGGCGTCCTCACGTGCGGCGATCAGGGATGGCATGGCAACGTTGTGCCCGTTGGTCCGACACCTCATCACGGATATCAGCAGGGCATGA
- the mscL gene encoding large conductance mechanosensitive channel protein MscL → MLKGFKDFITRGNVMELAIAVIIGAAFTAIVTAISDSLIQPLINCFGGAEVDGLKFQLRSGMESTQIDLGAIITALINFLIIAGVVYFILVAPMNKLNELNARRKGIDPEETVASEVDLLVEIRDLLANQNGITSASNGIAGEINDSDADAGGRHSAR, encoded by the coding sequence ATGCTCAAGGGTTTCAAAGACTTCATCACCCGCGGAAACGTCATGGAACTGGCCATCGCCGTCATCATCGGTGCCGCGTTCACCGCCATCGTCACCGCCATCTCGGACTCCCTGATCCAGCCCCTGATCAACTGCTTCGGCGGAGCGGAAGTCGACGGCCTGAAGTTCCAGCTGCGCAGCGGCATGGAGAGTACCCAGATTGATCTGGGCGCGATCATCACTGCATTGATCAACTTCCTCATCATCGCCGGCGTCGTCTACTTCATCCTCGTCGCCCCGATGAACAAGCTGAACGAGCTCAACGCGCGGCGCAAAGGTATCGACCCCGAAGAAACCGTCGCTTCCGAGGTCGACCTGCTCGTCGAGATCCGCGACCTGCTCGCGAACCAGAACGGCATCACCTCAGCCTCCAACGGCATTGCAGGTGAAATCAACGACTCCGATGCAGACGCCGGTGGACGGCACTCTGCACGCTGA
- a CDS encoding 5-formyltetrahydrofolate cyclo-ligase, giving the protein MRHETDRAAQAVQEAKQELRQRIRAGRRSVLADERSRRDAAIADHLLALLEGHTDRTVAAFAGLPGEPGGAGLPDTLRDAGLEVWLPVVPGPARPLSWLPYRGSHSIRRGTFGIAEPSETPEFPSPISTVDLSGRVSTLVIPALAVDRDGTRLGQGGGYYDRTFSILTGRGEPGRLVAVVDHSEFGVDVPRTGHDASVQIVVTNSGIFPTSAGNRAPR; this is encoded by the coding sequence ATGCGCCACGAAACAGATCGCGCCGCCCAGGCCGTCCAGGAGGCCAAGCAGGAACTGCGGCAACGCATCCGGGCCGGGCGACGCTCCGTCCTGGCGGACGAACGCTCCCGTCGAGACGCCGCTATCGCCGACCACCTGCTTGCCCTGCTGGAAGGCCACACGGATCGGACGGTCGCCGCATTCGCCGGGCTGCCGGGTGAGCCCGGCGGTGCGGGGCTCCCGGACACCCTCCGTGACGCCGGCCTCGAGGTCTGGCTTCCGGTTGTCCCCGGTCCGGCCCGACCGCTGTCGTGGCTTCCCTACCGGGGCTCGCACTCGATCCGACGCGGCACCTTCGGCATCGCAGAGCCGTCAGAAACACCGGAGTTCCCGTCACCGATATCCACGGTGGACTTGTCCGGGCGTGTCAGCACCCTGGTGATCCCCGCTCTCGCCGTCGACAGGGACGGCACCCGCCTCGGACAGGGAGGCGGCTACTACGACCGGACCTTCAGTATCCTGACCGGGCGCGGGGAACCTGGCAGACTTGTGGCAGTCGTCGACCACAGCGAGTTCGGGGTCGACGTCCCCAGGACAGGTCACGACGCCTCCGTCCAGATCGTCGTGACTAACTCGGGTATCTTCCCGACGTCCGCCGGCAACCGGGCCCCCCGGTAG
- a CDS encoding UTP--glucose-1-phosphate uridylyltransferase — protein MATTNSPIPSGSPDGVTDGVSTGGIRTVVVPAAGLGTRFLPATKTVPKELLPVVDTPGIELIAKEASQAGASRLAVVTSPRKQGIMAFFDRDELLEETLESRGKTEQLNKVRAVNEMITAVSVNQDRPLGLGHAIGCAEDALDEDEDAFAVLLPDDLVLPFGVMNEMIEVRKRYGGTVLCGFEVPEDEVSNYGVFEIAEADGADDADGQVRRVTGMVEKPDAADAPSNIVATGRYLLDRSIFDALRQTEPGKGGEIQVTDAIARLIDEGHPVHVYVHRGNRHDLGNPGGFIRACVDFALDDPSYGPSLERWLSRRLEK, from the coding sequence ATGGCAACTACCAACTCACCTATTCCTTCCGGCTCTCCAGACGGCGTCACTGACGGCGTTTCCACCGGTGGGATACGAACTGTCGTGGTTCCTGCCGCCGGTCTGGGCACCCGTTTCCTGCCGGCCACCAAGACAGTCCCTAAAGAGCTCCTGCCCGTCGTGGATACCCCCGGTATTGAGCTCATCGCGAAAGAGGCTTCTCAGGCCGGCGCGTCCCGACTTGCGGTGGTTACCTCACCCCGCAAGCAGGGCATCATGGCGTTCTTCGACCGCGACGAACTCCTGGAGGAAACTCTCGAGTCGCGCGGCAAGACCGAACAACTCAACAAAGTCCGGGCAGTCAACGAGATGATCACGGCGGTGTCGGTGAACCAGGACCGCCCTCTCGGGCTGGGCCACGCCATCGGCTGCGCCGAGGACGCTCTGGACGAGGATGAGGACGCCTTCGCCGTCTTGCTCCCTGACGATCTCGTCCTGCCTTTCGGTGTGATGAACGAGATGATCGAGGTACGTAAGCGCTACGGCGGGACGGTCCTGTGCGGTTTCGAGGTCCCGGAGGACGAGGTCTCGAACTACGGTGTCTTCGAGATCGCCGAGGCCGACGGTGCTGATGACGCTGATGGCCAGGTCCGGCGTGTGACCGGCATGGTCGAGAAACCTGATGCGGCCGATGCCCCCTCAAATATCGTGGCCACCGGGCGCTATCTTCTCGACCGGTCGATTTTCGATGCATTGCGTCAGACCGAACCGGGCAAGGGTGGGGAAATCCAGGTCACTGATGCCATTGCCAGGCTCATCGATGAGGGCCATCCGGTGCATGTGTACGTGCACCGGGGAAATCGCCATGACCTCGGGAATCCGGGCGGGTTCATCCGCGCCTGTGTGGATTTCGCCCTCGACGATCCGTCCTACGGTCCGTCGCTGGAACGGTGGTTGTCGCGGCGACTGGAGAAGTGA
- the glp gene encoding molybdotransferase-like divisome protein Glp yields MRTVEEQLATVSAAAVTPEPVRTAISEALGLRCAEQVESETSVPGFDQAAVDGYAVRSVDVRHAGSVDPDVPSAKLPVVGDVGAGSHRPVRLQPRQAVRVQAGAPIPTLADAVVPLDWAEDDGRRTEALRPVAAGQFIHRAGSDVQPGDVVVEQGSVVGAAQVGLLAAVGRSKVLVYPRPRMAVLSFGPELVDIDRDPGLGQVHDVNSYALAAAGREAGADVNRLGIVGGEDRRLRDIIEGQLIRSEILVIAGGVGGSSSDRLREILADLGDLDVSRVAMHPGSVQGFGILGADRVPTFLLPANPSAALVAFEVMVRPLVQILRGQRQSMRRMVKARTIAGLESAPHRRGFIRAQLMRDRETGEFLVDPLGAVAGGEPTHLLGSHGQSNGLIVVPGDSTRVEPGEVVDVMFLTNRV; encoded by the coding sequence GTGAGAACTGTTGAGGAGCAGCTGGCCACGGTCAGCGCCGCGGCAGTAACACCGGAACCGGTGCGCACCGCGATTTCAGAGGCACTCGGGTTGCGGTGTGCCGAACAGGTGGAGTCGGAGACATCGGTCCCCGGTTTCGACCAGGCGGCGGTGGACGGCTACGCAGTACGTTCTGTCGATGTCCGCCACGCAGGCAGCGTCGACCCGGATGTCCCCTCTGCGAAGCTCCCGGTTGTCGGTGATGTCGGGGCGGGTTCACACCGTCCGGTCCGGCTGCAGCCGAGACAGGCGGTGCGGGTTCAGGCGGGGGCGCCGATTCCGACACTCGCGGACGCTGTCGTCCCTCTCGACTGGGCCGAGGACGACGGGCGTCGTACTGAGGCATTACGTCCGGTGGCCGCCGGACAGTTCATCCACCGTGCCGGTTCGGACGTGCAGCCCGGTGATGTCGTTGTCGAACAAGGCTCGGTGGTCGGGGCGGCACAGGTCGGGTTGCTGGCGGCGGTCGGACGGTCCAAGGTGCTGGTGTATCCGCGTCCGAGGATGGCCGTGCTGTCTTTCGGTCCCGAACTCGTCGACATCGACCGTGACCCCGGACTCGGTCAGGTCCATGACGTGAACTCCTATGCCCTGGCTGCTGCCGGGCGGGAGGCCGGTGCGGACGTCAACCGGCTCGGTATCGTCGGCGGCGAGGACCGTCGGCTCCGTGACATTATCGAGGGACAGCTCATCCGCTCGGAGATTCTGGTGATCGCCGGGGGAGTGGGCGGCTCCTCGAGTGACCGGCTTCGTGAGATCCTCGCCGACCTCGGTGACCTGGATGTCTCCCGCGTGGCGATGCACCCCGGTTCTGTACAGGGGTTCGGCATTCTCGGCGCAGACCGGGTTCCGACGTTTCTGCTCCCCGCCAACCCGAGTGCGGCTCTCGTCGCGTTCGAGGTCATGGTGCGTCCGCTGGTGCAGATCCTTCGTGGCCAGCGCCAGTCCATGCGTCGTATGGTCAAGGCCAGGACTATCGCCGGACTGGAATCTGCGCCGCACCGTCGTGGCTTTATCCGTGCGCAGCTCATGCGTGACCGGGAGACCGGGGAGTTCCTCGTTGACCCGCTCGGTGCAGTCGCCGGTGGTGAGCCCACCCATCTGCTCGGCAGCCATGGTCAGTCGAACGGTCTGATCGTTGTTCCTGGTGACAGCACTCGGGTCGAGCCCGGCGAGGTCGTCGACGTGATGTTCCTGACGAACCGGGTGTGA
- a CDS encoding GNAT family N-acetyltransferase, with translation MTNRHPGWPAKTPTIATGAGRVRLRPLSRRDGRHWSEFRNADEHLLRPVEPTVPGQWWEAHTKAMWRRNYSGLTALAAQGVLLPFAIEVDGAFAGQLTLGNVQHGVVCSCWIGYWVYSGFSGRGVASSAVSLGVDHAMTEVGMHRVEATVLESNVASRRVLEKVGFREEGLLRRNLHINGQWRDHVLVGLTVEERRSGK, from the coding sequence CTGACGAACCGCCACCCCGGGTGGCCGGCGAAGACTCCCACGATCGCGACCGGTGCCGGGCGGGTCCGGTTGCGTCCTCTGTCTCGACGCGACGGGCGGCACTGGTCGGAGTTCCGCAACGCTGACGAGCACCTGCTGCGTCCGGTGGAGCCGACGGTGCCCGGGCAATGGTGGGAGGCCCATACGAAAGCGATGTGGCGGCGTAACTATTCCGGCTTGACGGCCCTGGCGGCGCAGGGCGTTCTGCTTCCCTTCGCCATTGAGGTCGACGGGGCTTTCGCCGGTCAATTGACCCTGGGCAATGTCCAGCACGGTGTGGTCTGCAGTTGTTGGATCGGCTACTGGGTGTATTCCGGGTTCAGCGGAAGGGGAGTGGCGAGCAGCGCTGTGTCTCTCGGTGTGGATCACGCGATGACCGAGGTCGGGATGCACAGGGTGGAGGCGACGGTGCTGGAGTCCAATGTGGCCTCACGTCGGGTGTTGGAGAAGGTGGGTTTCCGGGAGGAAGGACTGCTGCGGCGTAATCTGCACATCAACGGCCAGTGGCGTGATCACGTCCTTGTTGGTCTGACGGTCGAGGAACGTCGCTCAGGCAAGTGA
- the sepX gene encoding divisome protein SepX/GlpR, which yields MSGSLSSLILIAVVWLLLLAPLFLRNQSPVRRTSKALSETRVLHEGGAEISRPRKRPLPAESLYHADVDDDIELVEAEPEQVIIDDTGRDVPGIIEGEVVGYRPLDEEDTGEFAPVDPLMDDAEAVEDPAFVVDAEDGGSSEDSLAVEGTEGADGADGEDGADEDAGHDERSDGAPVAAVGEADRRFADVPAAYLRGGDIDITVGTDEQYEADSQVGVDDDSSDDFLDDEYGDGELTAEELDYAAARRGRGFYDPEASQRLVERRQMRRKRVLSGLAALCVVSVVAAVILGGAVWSAVVVMVALSGVYLYYLRRQVVEEARLRRRRIARMRRARLGVRNTDDRELGVPDRLLRPGAVVLESDDADPEFADLAYADYAGYSGSGDYGDYGDYGDYGDYGDTHIRAV from the coding sequence GTGTCCGGCTCCCTCAGCTCTCTGATCCTGATCGCGGTTGTCTGGCTTCTTCTCCTCGCGCCGTTGTTTCTCCGTAACCAGTCGCCGGTCCGGCGGACGTCGAAGGCGTTGTCCGAGACCCGCGTCCTGCATGAAGGTGGTGCGGAGATCTCGCGCCCCCGGAAGCGACCCCTGCCAGCGGAGTCGTTGTACCACGCGGATGTCGATGACGACATCGAACTGGTTGAGGCTGAGCCGGAGCAGGTGATCATCGACGACACGGGACGGGACGTGCCCGGCATCATCGAGGGTGAGGTTGTCGGCTACCGTCCCCTCGACGAGGAGGATACCGGTGAGTTCGCCCCAGTCGACCCGCTGATGGATGATGCTGAGGCCGTCGAGGACCCCGCCTTCGTCGTCGACGCGGAGGACGGTGGGAGCAGCGAAGACAGCTTGGCCGTCGAAGGCACAGAAGGCGCAGATGGTGCAGATGGCGAAGATGGTGCTGACGAGGATGCCGGACACGACGAACGGTCGGACGGAGCTCCGGTAGCGGCGGTCGGTGAGGCGGATCGGCGGTTCGCCGATGTCCCCGCGGCCTACCTTCGCGGTGGCGACATTGACATCACGGTGGGCACCGATGAGCAGTATGAGGCCGACTCACAGGTCGGTGTCGACGACGATTCCTCTGATGATTTCCTTGATGACGAGTACGGCGACGGAGAACTGACCGCGGAGGAGCTGGATTACGCTGCGGCCCGTCGTGGCCGCGGGTTCTATGATCCGGAGGCCTCCCAGCGACTGGTTGAACGCCGTCAGATGCGTCGAAAGCGGGTGTTGTCGGGGCTGGCGGCGCTGTGCGTGGTGTCGGTCGTCGCCGCCGTCATCCTGGGTGGTGCTGTCTGGTCCGCGGTGGTCGTGATGGTCGCGCTGTCCGGCGTGTACCTCTATTACCTGCGACGCCAGGTGGTCGAGGAAGCACGGCTGCGCCGGCGGAGGATCGCCCGGATGCGGCGCGCCCGTCTCGGTGTGCGTAACACTGACGACCGGGAACTCGGTGTCCCGGACCGCCTGCTGCGACCGGGTGCTGTGGTGCTGGAAAGCGATGACGCGGACCCGGAGTTCGCCGACCTCGCATACGCTGATTACGCCGGGTACTCCGGTTCCGGCGACTACGGCGACTACGGTGACTATGGTGATTACGGCGACTACGGTGACACCCACATCCGGGCGGTGTAG
- a CDS encoding DoxX family protein, producing the protein MNNPAFRDAALLILRVALGVVFIAHGWDKVFHVGAEETAQQWASMHIPQPTLSVWVVAVVEMLGGALLVLGFLTPAAAGVLALDMVAAFYFVHLGSGLFVAEGGSELVIVLFAACLVLIVFGAGRASLDKALSRFG; encoded by the coding sequence ATGAACAATCCTGCCTTCCGCGATGCTGCCCTGCTGATCCTGCGTGTCGCCCTCGGGGTCGTCTTCATCGCCCACGGGTGGGACAAGGTGTTCCATGTCGGGGCGGAGGAGACCGCCCAGCAGTGGGCGTCGATGCACATCCCTCAGCCGACGTTGTCGGTCTGGGTCGTCGCCGTCGTCGAGATGCTCGGCGGCGCACTGCTGGTCCTGGGGTTCCTCACCCCGGCCGCGGCGGGCGTGCTGGCGCTCGACATGGTCGCAGCCTTCTACTTCGTCCATCTGGGCAGCGGACTCTTCGTGGCAGAGGGGGGCAGTGAGCTGGTCATCGTCCTGTTCGCTGCATGCCTTGTTCTAATCGTCTTCGGTGCTGGACGTGCGAGCCTTGACAAAGCACTCTCCCGGTTCGGGTGA